Proteins encoded together in one Micromonospora kangleipakensis window:
- a CDS encoding TraR/DksA family transcriptional regulator: protein MSTDLRGTLDPRWRARLRATLSTEFEAQTARLTELTADTGDPGEAHTRAALIAATRQSLAQIGDALRRMADGGYGTCERCAAPIPAERLEAVPHARFCVPCQQKHG, encoded by the coding sequence ATGAGCACCGACCTCCGAGGCACCCTCGACCCGCGGTGGCGCGCCCGGCTGCGCGCCACCCTGAGCACCGAGTTCGAGGCGCAGACCGCGCGGCTGACCGAACTCACCGCGGACACCGGCGACCCCGGCGAGGCGCACACCCGCGCCGCGCTGATCGCCGCCACCCGGCAGAGCCTGGCGCAGATCGGTGACGCGCTACGGCGCATGGCCGACGGTGGCTACGGAACCTGTGAGCGATGCGCGGCGCCGATCCCGGCAGAACGGCTGGAGGCGGTGCCGCACGCTCGCTTCTGCGTGCCGTGCCAGCAGAAGCACGGCTGA